The following are encoded in a window of Telmatobacter sp. DSM 110680 genomic DNA:
- a CDS encoding DmsE family decaheme c-type cytochrome, whose protein sequence is MHKDRPKKRTSGSEPSVKIPRRRASFLLLFAAVTFTTCAVAAPAKDAKPASAKTSQVAPAPGDFVGQEICATCHEEVSKGFSSNQHTKLAEMHGKTGVTCEGCHGAGKAHVDGGGDVTKIFNPAKATAKEVDARCLSCHQGQHANFERTAHGENNVSCVSCHSIHGGEDKEQLLKVAQPKLCFQCHTDTKPQFNMPFHHKVEEGLMKCTDCHDPHGTFEKKNLRASAQMDAVCTKCHTETAGPFVYEHDVVKTEGCTACHFPHGGPNPRLLNRASVNTICLQCHSASPNFTTAPAPTGPAHNQATQYQSCTICHTDIHGSNTHPHFFKTNF, encoded by the coding sequence ATGCATAAAGATCGGCCGAAAAAACGAACGTCGGGAAGCGAGCCTTCAGTAAAAATACCTCGACGGCGCGCGTCGTTCCTGCTTCTGTTCGCGGCAGTTACGTTCACGACCTGCGCAGTCGCTGCTCCCGCAAAGGACGCGAAACCCGCAAGCGCCAAAACTAGTCAGGTTGCACCTGCGCCGGGAGATTTCGTCGGCCAGGAAATCTGCGCTACCTGCCACGAAGAAGTCAGCAAAGGATTCAGTTCGAACCAGCACACCAAACTCGCAGAGATGCACGGCAAGACCGGCGTCACTTGCGAGGGTTGCCACGGCGCAGGCAAAGCGCACGTTGACGGCGGCGGTGACGTCACCAAGATCTTCAATCCCGCCAAGGCAACGGCGAAGGAAGTCGATGCAAGATGCCTGAGCTGCCACCAGGGTCAGCATGCGAACTTCGAACGCACGGCGCACGGCGAGAACAACGTGAGTTGCGTAAGCTGCCACAGCATTCATGGCGGCGAAGACAAAGAACAGCTTCTCAAGGTTGCTCAACCTAAACTCTGCTTCCAGTGCCACACCGATACCAAGCCCCAATTCAATATGCCTTTCCATCACAAGGTGGAAGAAGGCCTGATGAAGTGCACAGACTGCCACGATCCGCATGGCACATTCGAGAAGAAGAATCTTCGCGCATCGGCACAGATGGATGCAGTCTGCACCAAGTGTCACACTGAGACTGCCGGTCCCTTCGTCTACGAGCATGATGTCGTCAAGACCGAAGGTTGCACGGCCTGTCACTTCCCGCACGGTGGACCGAATCCGCGCCTGCTAAATCGCGCGTCAGTCAACACTATCTGTCTGCAGTGCCACTCAGCATCTCCGAATTTCACCACGGCACCAGCTCCGACAGGCCCGGCGCATAACCAGGCCACGCAATATCAGTCGTGCACCATCTGCCACACCGATATTCACGGCTCCAACACGCATCCACATTTCTTCAAGACCAACTTCTAG
- a CDS encoding Crp/Fnr family transcriptional regulator, translating into MAEYGILETTQRRQKSLTRQSPVGCASCANRRPGWFCSLGSAVLADLELVTSTISLPSQATLFSQGEDARCLYLICGGYLKLTAGRAQDRQMIVRVAGPGSMLGLYAALSHGVYEVSAESLTPAQLRPVERERFLAFLRNHKEAQMRAVQCICQEYRFALQDACRIALAETVAGRLGRLLLELAHQIGEHVDGGFRFPLLLTHEEMASMACTTRETVTRTLGQFRKDGSISIEDSVITLHQPERLQNLN; encoded by the coding sequence ATGGCTGAGTACGGAATTCTAGAGACCACGCAGCGGCGGCAGAAGAGCTTGACTCGTCAGTCGCCGGTTGGATGCGCGTCGTGCGCCAATCGTCGACCCGGGTGGTTCTGCTCGCTGGGCAGCGCGGTGCTGGCCGATCTGGAACTCGTTACGAGCACGATCAGCCTTCCATCGCAAGCAACATTGTTTAGCCAAGGCGAAGACGCTCGATGCCTGTACCTGATCTGTGGCGGTTACCTGAAATTAACGGCTGGCCGCGCCCAGGATCGTCAGATGATAGTGCGTGTGGCAGGCCCGGGATCGATGCTGGGACTGTATGCAGCACTTTCTCACGGGGTGTACGAGGTTTCGGCTGAATCGTTGACGCCAGCTCAGCTGCGACCTGTGGAGCGGGAGCGGTTTCTAGCATTTTTGCGCAATCATAAAGAGGCGCAGATGCGCGCGGTCCAATGTATATGCCAGGAGTATCGGTTTGCATTGCAGGACGCATGCCGGATCGCACTGGCAGAGACGGTCGCGGGAAGACTGGGACGCTTGCTTCTGGAACTTGCGCATCAGATTGGCGAGCATGTGGATGGAGGATTCCGTTTTCCGCTGCTGCTCACGCATGAAGAGATGGCCTCCATGGCGTGCACCACTCGTGAAACCGTGACACGCACTCTGGGTCAGTTTCGCAAGGATGGCTCGATCTCCATTGAAGACTCCGTGATTACGCTGCACCAGCCGGAACGGCTGCAGAACCTGAATTAG